A genomic stretch from Macadamia integrifolia cultivar HAES 741 unplaced genomic scaffold, SCU_Mint_v3 scaffold3155, whole genome shotgun sequence includes:
- the LOC122067827 gene encoding histone H4 isoform X2, with protein sequence MTGRGKGGKGLGKGGPAIRRLARRGGVKRISGLIYEETRGVLKVFLENVIRDAVTYTEHAKRKTVTAMDVVYALKRQGRTLYGFGG encoded by the exons ATGACCGGACGCGGTAAGGGAGGAAAGGGATTGGGAAAAGGAGGA CCCGCCATCCGCCGTCTCGCCCGCAGAGGTGGTGTCAAGCGTATCTCCGGTCTGATCTACGAGGAGACCCGCGGTGTGCTGAAAGTGTTCCTCGAGAACGTGATCCGCGACGCCGTCACATACACCGAGCACGCCAAGAGGAAGACCGTCACCGCCATGGACGTCGTGTACGCTCTGAAACGCCAGGGCCGCACCCTCTACGGTTTCGGAGGTTAA
- the LOC122067827 gene encoding histone H4 isoform X1 has translation MTGRGKGGKGLGKGGAKRHRKVLRDNIQGITKPAIRRLARRGGVKRISGLIYEETRGVLKVFLENVIRDAVTYTEHAKRKTVTAMDVVYALKRQGRTLYGFGG, from the coding sequence ATGACCGGACGCGGTAAGGGAGGAAAGGGATTGGGAAAAGGAGGAGCCAAGCGCCACAGGAAGGTGCTGCGTGATAACATCCAGGGTATCACGAAGCCCGCCATCCGCCGTCTCGCCCGCAGAGGTGGTGTCAAGCGTATCTCCGGTCTGATCTACGAGGAGACCCGCGGTGTGCTGAAAGTGTTCCTCGAGAACGTGATCCGCGACGCCGTCACATACACCGAGCACGCCAAGAGGAAGACCGTCACCGCCATGGACGTCGTGTACGCTCTGAAACGCCAGGGCCGCACCCTCTACGGTTTCGGAGGTTAA